From Salvia splendens isolate huo1 chromosome 3, SspV2, whole genome shotgun sequence, a single genomic window includes:
- the LOC121797174 gene encoding uncharacterized protein LOC121797174 isoform X2 produces the protein MEQPHNAVLLLCSSHEKGCRPFICDTSYRHSNCFDQFRKLSSGKANLHALSEELQSDLVCPLCRGKVTGWDVVYLARKFLNSKTRNCSLETCSFSGNYAELRKHARLEHPCGRPSEASPNRQANWTTLQQQGDFIDAHAYQSDIEYDSNTWPGWDTLFPLDELLEDELWSTGSLFDLPSGISDVEDDLSTINGLAIPYFSPYVVYPGDDMVDSDSSRNGDLDIIDYGSSRSGGDGPQWATVSGPSLNLHLGNAAPSSGSGPTNHSGDDANVSSSRPSYQMQEGQSNSRSRSSHSRADDPASSRASNSNASRSGVRYHREIDHGSSRRRSSYGRESEQRYSRSREVPPRVRRSGTRSFPDA, from the coding sequence ATGGAGCAGCCCCACAATGCTGTCTTGTTACTCTGTTCTTCCCATGAGAAAGGTTGTCGTCCTTTTATCTGTGACACGAGCTACCGACACTCCAATTGTTTCGATCAGTTCAGGAAGTTATCATCTGGGAAAGCAAATTTGCATGCTTTATCGGAGGAACTTCAATCTGATCTCGTATGCCCCCTCTGTCGAGGGAAGGTCACAGGTTGGGATGTCGTATACCTTGCGAGAAAATTCTTGAATTCTAAGACGAGAAATTGTTCTTTAGAAACTTGTAGCTTCAGTGGAAACTATGCAGAGCTGAGGAAGCATGCTAGGCTCGAGCACCCATGTGGACGCCCATCAGAGGCCAGTCCCAATCGGCAGGCGAACTGGACCACGCTGCAGCAACAAGGGGACTTCATAGATGCACATGCATACCAGTCGGATATCGAATATGACTCAAACACATGGCCTGGCTGGGATACATTGTTTCCCTTGGATGAGTTGCTGGAAGACGAACTCTGGAGTACAGGAAGCTTGTTTGACCTCCCGAGTGGTATATCCGATGTTGAGGATGATCTGTCAACGATAAACGGTCTCGCAATACCATATTTTAGCCCATACGTTGTTTACCCGGGTGATGACATGGTGGATTCCGACAGCTCAAGAAACGGAGATCTTGACATTATCGATTATGGCAGCTCGAGAAGCGGAGGAGATGGGCCACAGTGGGCCACTGTATCTGGTCCTAGCTTGAATCTTCATTTGGGAAACGCTGCGCCAAGTTCAGGGTCCGGACCAACTAATCATAGTGGAGATGATGCAAATGTTTCAAGCTCAAGACCAAGTTATCAAATGCAAGAAGGTCAGTCGAATTCAAGGTCAAGATCGAGTCATAGCAGGGCAGATGATCCTGCGAGTTCAAGGGCAAGCAATTCAAATGCTTCAAGATCGGGGGTGAGGTATCACAGAGAAATCGATCATGGAAGTTCAAGGCGGAGATCAAGCTATGGTAGGGAAAGCGAACAGCGTTATTCTAGGTCGAGGGAAGTTCCACCTCGAGTAAGAAGGTCTGGTACAAGGAGTTTTCCAGACGCCTAG
- the LOC121797174 gene encoding uncharacterized protein LOC121797174 isoform X1, with amino-acid sequence MPKDRRVNSSSFDHSMVSPYSCSPKISDSKNSNSSLPLVGDEKEWDEVQCPICMEQPHNAVLLLCSSHEKGCRPFICDTSYRHSNCFDQFRKLSSGKANLHALSEELQSDLVCPLCRGKVTGWDVVYLARKFLNSKTRNCSLETCSFSGNYAELRKHARLEHPCGRPSEASPNRQANWTTLQQQGDFIDAHAYQSDIEYDSNTWPGWDTLFPLDELLEDELWSTGSLFDLPSGISDVEDDLSTINGLAIPYFSPYVVYPGDDMVDSDSSRNGDLDIIDYGSSRSGGDGPQWATVSGPSLNLHLGNAAPSSGSGPTNHSGDDANVSSSRPSYQMQEGQSNSRSRSSHSRADDPASSRASNSNASRSGVRYHREIDHGSSRRRSSYGRESEQRYSRSREVPPRVRRSGTRSFPDA; translated from the coding sequence ATGCCAAAAGATAGGAGGGTGAATTCCTCGTCTTTTGACCATTCTATGGTCTCCCCTTATTCTTGCAGCCCGAAGATTTCAGATAGCAAGAATAGCAACAGCTCTTTGCCTCTTGTCGGGGATGAAAAGGAATGGGATGAAGTTCAATGCCCCATTTGTATGGAGCAGCCCCACAATGCTGTCTTGTTACTCTGTTCTTCCCATGAGAAAGGTTGTCGTCCTTTTATCTGTGACACGAGCTACCGACACTCCAATTGTTTCGATCAGTTCAGGAAGTTATCATCTGGGAAAGCAAATTTGCATGCTTTATCGGAGGAACTTCAATCTGATCTCGTATGCCCCCTCTGTCGAGGGAAGGTCACAGGTTGGGATGTCGTATACCTTGCGAGAAAATTCTTGAATTCTAAGACGAGAAATTGTTCTTTAGAAACTTGTAGCTTCAGTGGAAACTATGCAGAGCTGAGGAAGCATGCTAGGCTCGAGCACCCATGTGGACGCCCATCAGAGGCCAGTCCCAATCGGCAGGCGAACTGGACCACGCTGCAGCAACAAGGGGACTTCATAGATGCACATGCATACCAGTCGGATATCGAATATGACTCAAACACATGGCCTGGCTGGGATACATTGTTTCCCTTGGATGAGTTGCTGGAAGACGAACTCTGGAGTACAGGAAGCTTGTTTGACCTCCCGAGTGGTATATCCGATGTTGAGGATGATCTGTCAACGATAAACGGTCTCGCAATACCATATTTTAGCCCATACGTTGTTTACCCGGGTGATGACATGGTGGATTCCGACAGCTCAAGAAACGGAGATCTTGACATTATCGATTATGGCAGCTCGAGAAGCGGAGGAGATGGGCCACAGTGGGCCACTGTATCTGGTCCTAGCTTGAATCTTCATTTGGGAAACGCTGCGCCAAGTTCAGGGTCCGGACCAACTAATCATAGTGGAGATGATGCAAATGTTTCAAGCTCAAGACCAAGTTATCAAATGCAAGAAGGTCAGTCGAATTCAAGGTCAAGATCGAGTCATAGCAGGGCAGATGATCCTGCGAGTTCAAGGGCAAGCAATTCAAATGCTTCAAGATCGGGGGTGAGGTATCACAGAGAAATCGATCATGGAAGTTCAAGGCGGAGATCAAGCTATGGTAGGGAAAGCGAACAGCGTTATTCTAGGTCGAGGGAAGTTCCACCTCGAGTAAGAAGGTCTGGTACAAGGAGTTTTCCAGACGCCTAG